The Kaustia mangrovi genome has a segment encoding these proteins:
- a CDS encoding ABC transporter substrate-binding protein, whose amino-acid sequence MKRWTKREFLVASASTLALPLGASVLGKAAYGQGKSVLRVIPHADLKNLDPIWTTAYITRNHGYLIYDTLFAMDEDFKPQPQMVDSWTVSDDKKTWTFTLREGLKFHDGAPVKAEDCVASLKRWGARDGMGQQLMNVTDSLEAVDDRTFEMKLSVPYGLVLESIGKISSNVPFMMPKRVAETDPFEQIKDYTGSGPFRFVSEEWTPGSKVVYEKFEDYVPRDEPPSAAAGGKVAKVDRVEWLYFPDQTTAMNALLAGEVDYFEQPANDLTPILESNPDITVEVNDPLGNIGFARFNHLLPPFNDPEVCRAAIMAMKQEDYMAAGVGDQKYWNTCFSVYPCGTPNASEVGSDVMKVGDPAKAKEALAKTSYDGTPVVIMQPTDIPLLSAFSLVTAEALRKAGFKVEMQAMDWSTLTSRRASREPVDKGGWNMFHTWWIGADVIDPMSIAFSGDPEKGWFGWASDEELEEARKAYPLAKTEEEKLAAAHKVQERLWAIGASGHLGQFFVPVAYSKKVSGLIRSPVQFFWNLSVS is encoded by the coding sequence ATGAAACGGTGGACGAAGCGGGAGTTTCTCGTGGCCTCTGCCTCCACGCTCGCGCTCCCGCTCGGGGCGTCCGTGCTGGGCAAGGCCGCCTACGGGCAAGGCAAATCTGTACTTCGCGTGATTCCCCATGCGGATCTGAAGAACCTCGATCCGATCTGGACCACGGCCTATATCACGCGCAACCACGGCTATCTCATCTACGACACGCTGTTCGCGATGGATGAGGACTTCAAGCCGCAGCCGCAGATGGTCGATAGCTGGACCGTCTCCGACGACAAGAAGACCTGGACGTTCACGCTGCGCGAGGGTCTGAAGTTCCACGACGGCGCGCCAGTGAAGGCTGAGGATTGCGTCGCCTCGCTCAAGCGCTGGGGCGCGCGCGACGGCATGGGCCAGCAGCTCATGAACGTCACCGACAGCCTCGAGGCGGTCGACGACCGCACCTTCGAGATGAAGCTCTCGGTACCCTACGGTCTCGTTCTGGAGTCGATCGGCAAGATCTCCTCCAACGTGCCCTTCATGATGCCGAAACGCGTCGCGGAGACCGATCCCTTCGAGCAGATCAAGGACTATACGGGCTCCGGACCCTTCCGGTTCGTGTCGGAGGAGTGGACGCCGGGCTCGAAGGTCGTCTACGAGAAATTCGAGGACTATGTCCCGCGCGACGAGCCGCCCTCGGCGGCCGCGGGCGGCAAGGTCGCCAAGGTCGACCGGGTGGAGTGGCTCTACTTCCCCGACCAGACCACGGCCATGAACGCGCTGCTGGCCGGCGAGGTGGACTATTTCGAGCAGCCGGCGAACGATCTGACCCCGATCCTGGAGAGCAATCCGGACATCACGGTGGAGGTGAACGACCCGCTCGGCAATATCGGCTTCGCGCGGTTCAACCACCTCCTGCCGCCGTTCAACGATCCGGAGGTCTGCCGCGCCGCGATCATGGCGATGAAGCAGGAAGACTACATGGCCGCCGGCGTCGGCGACCAGAAGTACTGGAACACCTGCTTCTCCGTCTATCCCTGCGGCACGCCCAATGCGAGCGAGGTCGGTTCCGACGTCATGAAGGTCGGCGATCCCGCCAAGGCCAAGGAGGCGCTCGCCAAGACCAGCTACGACGGCACGCCCGTCGTGATCATGCAGCCGACCGACATTCCGCTCCTGTCGGCCTTCTCGCTGGTGACGGCGGAAGCCTTGCGCAAGGCGGGCTTCAAGGTCGAGATGCAGGCGATGGACTGGTCCACGCTCACCTCGCGCCGGGCCAGCCGCGAGCCGGTCGACAAGGGCGGCTGGAACATGTTCCACACCTGGTGGATCGGCGCCGACGTGATCGATCCCATGTCGATCGCGTTCTCCGGCGATCCCGAGAAGGGCTGGTTCGGCTGGGCCTCCGACGAGGAGCTGGAGGAGGCCCGCAAGGCCTATCCCCTCGCCAAGACCGAGGAGGAGAAGCTGGCGGCGGCGCACAAGGTCCAGGAACGTCTCTGGGCCATCGGCGCATCGGGCCATCTCGGCCAGTTCTTCGTGCCGGTCGCCTACAGCAAGAAAGTCTCCGGCCTGATCCGCTCGCCGGTCCAGTTCTTCTGGAACCTGTCCGTTTCGTGA
- a CDS encoding ABC transporter permease: protein MLRYILMRVLATVPVMAVVALFVFLMLRLSPGDPASVIAGDYATAEDIARIREQLGLNDPIPQQFLTWIGVLLQGDLGTSIFTNLPVTTLIAQRIEPTLMLSLTTIVFSVLVAVPLGAVAAWKSGSLIDRFVMLFSVAGFSVPVFVLGYVLIYVISMKLNLLPVQGYRSPADGLGPFFAHIALPTMTLSVIFIALIARMTRASVIEVLQEDYVRTARAKGQNEFTILIRHALANAAVPIVTVIGIGIALLIGGVVVTESVYNIPGLGRLVLDAVLARDYPIIQGLILFFSFVYIVINLLIDISYSFFDPRIRY from the coding sequence ATGCTGCGATACATTCTCATGCGCGTGCTCGCGACCGTGCCCGTGATGGCGGTCGTGGCGCTCTTCGTGTTCCTTATGCTGCGCCTTTCGCCGGGCGATCCGGCCTCCGTCATCGCCGGCGACTACGCCACCGCGGAGGACATTGCCCGGATTCGCGAGCAACTCGGGCTGAACGACCCGATCCCGCAGCAGTTCCTCACCTGGATCGGCGTGTTGCTCCAGGGGGATCTGGGCACGTCGATCTTCACCAACCTGCCCGTGACAACGCTGATCGCGCAGCGCATCGAGCCAACGCTCATGCTGTCGCTGACAACCATCGTGTTCTCGGTCCTCGTCGCGGTCCCGCTCGGTGCCGTGGCGGCCTGGAAATCGGGCAGCCTGATCGACCGGTTCGTGATGCTGTTCTCCGTGGCGGGCTTCTCGGTGCCGGTCTTCGTGCTCGGCTATGTGCTGATCTATGTCATCTCCATGAAGCTCAACCTGTTGCCGGTGCAGGGCTACCGAAGTCCCGCCGACGGTCTCGGCCCCTTCTTCGCCCATATCGCGCTGCCGACCATGACGCTGAGCGTGATCTTCATCGCGCTGATCGCGCGCATGACGCGGGCCTCCGTGATCGAGGTTCTGCAGGAGGACTATGTGCGCACCGCCCGCGCCAAGGGGCAGAACGAGTTCACCATCCTGATCCGCCACGCGCTCGCCAATGCCGCCGTACCGATCGTGACGGTCATCGGCATCGGCATCGCGCTCCTGATCGGCGGCGTGGTGGTGACCGAGAGCGTCTACAACATTCCGGGCCTCGGGCGTCTCGTGCTCGACGCGGTGCTGGCGCGCGACTATCCGATCATCCAGGGGCTGATCCTGTTCTTCAGCTTCGTCTACATCGTCATCAACCTCCTGATCGACATCAGCTATTCCTTCTTCGACCCGAGGATCCGCTACTGA
- a CDS encoding ABC transporter permease: MALAKDTAEEEGVVGARREKSALGLVLAHRGVLMGGGLLLAMVLVAIVGPNFTSDPMALNPTQRLKPPSMELWFGTDFLGRDVFARVVSGARVSLVVGVAVAAVAVAIGLFLGMIAGYIRALDAPIMRIMDGLMSIPGILLAIALVSLSGATLMTVIVAIVVPEIPRVVRLVRSVVLTVREEPYVEAAIAAGTRTPLVMTRHILPNTIAPLIVQATYICGSAMLLEAILGFLGAGIPPEIPSWGNIMSEGRTYFQISPWIIFYPGIALAITVLAVNVMGDGLRDTLDPRIARKM; the protein is encoded by the coding sequence ATGGCCCTTGCGAAGGACACTGCCGAAGAGGAGGGCGTGGTGGGCGCCCGGCGCGAGAAGAGCGCACTCGGCCTCGTGCTGGCCCACCGCGGCGTCCTCATGGGCGGCGGGCTGCTGCTCGCAATGGTGCTCGTCGCCATTGTCGGCCCCAACTTCACCTCCGATCCCATGGCGCTGAACCCCACCCAGAGGCTGAAACCGCCCTCCATGGAACTCTGGTTCGGCACCGACTTTCTGGGCCGCGATGTCTTCGCCCGGGTCGTGTCGGGCGCCAGGGTCTCCCTCGTCGTGGGCGTGGCCGTGGCTGCCGTCGCGGTGGCGATCGGCCTGTTCCTCGGCATGATCGCGGGCTATATCCGCGCGCTCGACGCGCCGATCATGCGCATCATGGACGGGCTCATGTCGATCCCCGGCATCCTGCTCGCCATCGCGCTCGTCTCGCTGTCGGGCGCGACGCTCATGACGGTGATCGTCGCCATCGTGGTGCCGGAGATCCCGCGCGTGGTGCGCCTCGTCCGCTCGGTCGTGCTGACGGTGCGCGAGGAACCCTATGTGGAGGCGGCGATCGCGGCGGGCACGCGCACGCCGCTCGTCATGACCCGCCATATCCTGCCCAACACGATCGCGCCGCTCATCGTCCAGGCGACCTATATCTGCGGCTCGGCGATGCTGCTGGAGGCCATTCTCGGCTTCCTCGGAGCGGGCATCCCGCCTGAGATCCCGAGCTGGGGCAACATCATGTCGGAGGGGCGGACCTATTTCCAGATCAGCCCATGGATCATCTTCTATCCCGGCATCGCGCTGGCGATCACCGTGCTGGCGGTCAATGTGATGGGCGACGGGCTGCGCGACACGCTCGACCCGAGAATTGCGAGGAAGATGTGA
- a CDS encoding ABC transporter ATP-binding protein, with amino-acid sequence MSEPVLDIRGLTVELPKGADRRYAVDDVRFSVDAGELVCVVGESGSGKSVTAFTVMGLNPPRALKPVAGEVMVQGIDVLKQSTRAMRRLRGEKMAMIFQEPMTALNPVIKVGEQISEMLEIHTDLSPSDRRKRVLETMGDVNLPEPEKLYHSYPHQLSGGQRQRIMIAMALTLEPALLIADEPTTALDVTTQAQILRLVKDIQRRHGMGVLFITHDFGVVAEIADRVVVMRDGRIVEQGPASEVLNAPKDPYTQMLMAAVPSLTPPERPEPKPADPALEVKGLNKVYGSTGWFSSGRLVHAAQDVELTVRPGETLGVVGESGSGKSTVARCVVRLVDPTSGTVLINGEDVARLDERRLRPHRRDIQIVFQDPYRSLNPRRTVGQSIVEGPMNFGMSAEKALANARELMTVVGLSPDALDRFPHQFSGGQRQRICIARALAMEPKVLIADEAVSALDVSVQAQVLDLLADIRQRFDLAMLFITHDLRVAAQICDRIMVMRHGQVVEQGLTREVYGHPQHDYTRALLAAAPGRETRFAGTAA; translated from the coding sequence GTGAGCGAGCCGGTTCTCGATATTCGCGGTCTGACCGTGGAGCTGCCCAAGGGCGCCGACCGGCGCTATGCGGTGGACGATGTGCGCTTTTCCGTGGATGCCGGAGAGCTCGTCTGCGTGGTGGGCGAGTCCGGTTCGGGCAAGTCGGTCACCGCCTTCACGGTGATGGGGCTGAACCCGCCGCGCGCGCTGAAGCCGGTCGCCGGCGAGGTCATGGTCCAGGGCATCGACGTTCTGAAGCAGTCGACACGGGCCATGCGCCGGCTGCGCGGCGAGAAGATGGCGATGATCTTCCAGGAGCCGATGACGGCGCTGAACCCGGTCATCAAGGTCGGCGAGCAGATCAGCGAGATGCTGGAGATCCACACCGACCTCTCGCCGTCGGACCGCCGCAAGCGCGTGCTGGAGACCATGGGGGACGTGAACCTCCCGGAGCCGGAGAAGCTCTATCACTCCTATCCCCATCAGCTCTCCGGCGGCCAGCGCCAGCGCATCATGATCGCCATGGCGCTGACCCTCGAACCGGCGCTTTTGATCGCCGACGAGCCGACCACAGCGCTCGACGTGACGACGCAGGCCCAGATCCTGAGGCTCGTGAAGGACATCCAGCGCCGCCACGGCATGGGCGTGCTGTTCATCACCCACGATTTCGGTGTGGTCGCCGAGATCGCCGACCGGGTGGTGGTGATGCGCGACGGGCGCATCGTGGAGCAGGGGCCGGCAAGCGAGGTGCTCAATGCGCCCAAGGACCCTTATACCCAGATGCTGATGGCCGCCGTGCCGAGCCTTACCCCGCCGGAGCGCCCCGAGCCCAAGCCCGCCGATCCGGCGCTGGAGGTGAAGGGGCTCAACAAGGTCTATGGTAGCACGGGCTGGTTCTCCTCCGGCCGGCTGGTGCATGCCGCCCAGGATGTCGAGCTCACCGTCCGTCCCGGCGAGACCCTTGGCGTGGTCGGCGAATCCGGCTCGGGCAAGTCGACGGTCGCGCGCTGCGTGGTGCGGCTGGTCGATCCCACATCGGGCACCGTGCTCATCAATGGCGAGGACGTCGCGCGCCTCGACGAGCGCAGGTTGAGGCCGCACCGGCGCGATATCCAGATCGTCTTCCAGGACCCGTACCGCTCGCTCAATCCGCGCCGCACGGTGGGCCAGTCCATCGTCGAGGGGCCGATGAATTTCGGCATGAGCGCGGAGAAGGCGCTCGCCAATGCGCGCGAGCTGATGACGGTGGTGGGGCTGTCGCCCGACGCGCTCGACCGCTTCCCCCACCAGTTCTCCGGCGGCCAGCGCCAGCGCATCTGCATCGCCCGTGCGCTCGCCATGGAACCGAAGGTGCTGATCGCCGACGAGGCGGTCTCCGCCCTCGACGTCTCCGTGCAGGCCCAGGTGCTCGACCTGCTCGCCGATATCCGCCAGCGCTTCGATCTGGCCATGCTGTTCATCACCCACGACCTGCGCGTCGCCGCCCAGATCTGCGACCGCATCATGGTCATGCGCCACGGCCAGGTGGTCGAGCAGGGCCTGACGCGCGAGGTCTACGGCCATCCCCAGCACGACTATACCCGCGCACTGCTCGCAGCCGCGCCGGGCCGGGAGACGCGCTTCGCGGGGACGGCGGCCTGA
- a CDS encoding HupE/UreJ family protein has translation MRSFIRIAAPAALFALVTVEPASAHVGAGSTSSFAAGLTHPLGGLDHILAMVAVGLWAALKGGRALWVWPCAFVGVMLVGGALGMAGMPLAFVEPGILASIVALGILVALAVDLPVAAGAVLIGVFALFHGHAHGMEAPAAGTALLYAAGFALATAGLHGVGVLFGLVSRDALWRNVIRGAGAATAAAGLALAVV, from the coding sequence ATGAGATCCTTCATCCGTATCGCCGCGCCTGCAGCCCTGTTCGCGCTCGTCACTGTCGAGCCCGCAAGCGCCCATGTCGGGGCGGGCTCCACCTCCTCCTTCGCCGCGGGGCTTACCCATCCGCTGGGCGGGCTGGACCATATCCTCGCCATGGTCGCTGTCGGCCTGTGGGCGGCGCTCAAGGGCGGGCGGGCCCTGTGGGTCTGGCCGTGCGCCTTTGTCGGCGTCATGCTCGTCGGCGGCGCGCTGGGCATGGCAGGCATGCCGCTGGCCTTCGTCGAGCCGGGCATTCTCGCCTCCATCGTTGCGCTCGGCATTCTCGTCGCGCTCGCCGTCGACCTGCCGGTGGCGGCCGGCGCGGTTCTCATCGGTGTCTTCGCCCTGTTCCATGGCCACGCCCATGGCATGGAAGCCCCGGCCGCCGGAACGGCGCTGCTCTATGCCGCGGGCTTTGCGCTCGCCACCGCGGGCCTGCACGGGGTTGGCGTCCTGTTCGGGCTCGTCTCGCGCGATGCGCTGTGGCGCAATGTGATCCGCGGCGCGGGCGCCGCGACGGCGGCGGCAGGTCTCGCGCTGGCCGTCGTTTGA
- a CDS encoding GMC family oxidoreductase, which translates to MAAKFDLNDDSVVVIVGSGAGGGTLGNELAQKGIKTVVLEAGARHDIGDFVNDEWAAFTQLSWLDKRTTSGSWRVHKDFPGLPAWIVKAVGGSTVHWAGASLRFQPHEFKARTHYGAVPGANLLDWPVTLEEMEPYYAKAEDKMGVTRTNGIPGLPGNNNFKVMKKGADLLGYKTCNTGHMAINSEPRDDRGSCLQIGFCFQGCKSGAKWSTLYTEIPKGEETGNLEVRSDAQVLQIEHGANGKVTGVVYADKDGNQHRQKARIVAVAGNSIESPRLLLNSASSMFPDGLANSSGQVGRNYMRHMTGSIYGIFERPVHMYRGTTMAGIIQDEAKLDPSRGFVGGYEFETLSLGLPFMAAFLDPGAWGRSFSSALDMYANMAGMWIVGEDMPQEGNAITLHPSEKDQFGLPAPNVNFNDHDNDKAMRQHAYRQGSALYDAVGATRTFHTPPYPSTHNLGTNRMSEKPADGVVNRHGQAHDIDNLFVSDGSQFTTGGAENPTLTIVALAIRQADYIADQMGKNAI; encoded by the coding sequence ATGGCTGCGAAATTCGATCTGAACGACGACAGCGTCGTCGTCATCGTCGGCTCCGGCGCGGGCGGCGGAACGCTTGGCAACGAGCTCGCCCAGAAGGGCATCAAGACGGTCGTCCTGGAGGCGGGCGCACGGCACGATATTGGCGATTTCGTCAATGACGAATGGGCCGCCTTCACCCAGCTGTCCTGGCTCGACAAGCGCACCACCTCGGGCAGCTGGCGCGTCCACAAGGACTTTCCGGGCCTGCCGGCCTGGATCGTCAAGGCAGTCGGCGGCTCGACCGTCCACTGGGCCGGCGCCTCCTTGCGCTTCCAGCCGCACGAGTTCAAGGCGCGCACCCATTACGGTGCGGTGCCCGGCGCCAACCTCCTCGACTGGCCGGTCACGCTGGAGGAGATGGAGCCCTATTACGCCAAGGCCGAGGACAAGATGGGCGTGACCCGGACGAACGGCATTCCGGGCCTGCCGGGCAACAACAACTTCAAGGTCATGAAGAAGGGCGCGGACCTGCTCGGCTACAAGACCTGCAATACCGGCCACATGGCGATCAACTCCGAGCCCCGCGACGACCGCGGTTCCTGCCTGCAGATCGGCTTCTGCTTCCAGGGCTGCAAGTCGGGCGCGAAATGGTCGACGCTCTATACAGAGATCCCCAAGGGCGAGGAGACCGGCAATCTGGAGGTCCGCTCCGATGCGCAGGTGCTCCAGATCGAGCACGGCGCGAACGGCAAGGTGACGGGTGTCGTCTATGCCGACAAGGATGGCAACCAGCATCGCCAGAAGGCGCGGATCGTGGCGGTCGCTGGCAACTCCATCGAGAGCCCGCGCCTGCTCCTGAACTCCGCCTCCTCCATGTTCCCCGACGGGCTCGCCAACTCGTCCGGCCAGGTGGGGCGTAACTACATGCGCCACATGACGGGCTCGATCTACGGCATCTTCGAGCGCCCGGTGCACATGTATCGCGGAACGACCATGGCCGGCATCATCCAGGACGAGGCGAAGCTCGACCCGAGCCGCGGCTTCGTCGGCGGCTACGAGTTCGAGACCCTGTCGCTCGGCCTGCCCTTCATGGCGGCCTTCCTCGATCCGGGCGCCTGGGGGCGGTCCTTCTCCAGCGCGCTCGACATGTATGCCAACATGGCCGGCATGTGGATCGTCGGCGAGGACATGCCCCAGGAAGGCAACGCCATCACACTCCATCCCAGCGAGAAGGACCAGTTCGGCCTGCCGGCGCCCAATGTCAACTTCAACGACCATGACAACGACAAGGCCATGCGCCAGCATGCCTACCGGCAGGGATCGGCGCTCTACGACGCGGTCGGCGCGACGCGGACCTTCCACACGCCGCCCTACCCGTCGACCCACAATCTGGGCACCAACCGGATGAGCGAGAAGCCGGCCGACGGTGTGGTCAACCGCCACGGCCAGGCCCACGACATCGACAATCTGTTCGTCTCCGACGGCAGCCAGTTCACGACCGGCGGCGCGGAGAACCCGACGCTCACCATCGTGGCGCTGGCGATCCGCCAGGCCGACTACATCGCCGACCAGATGGGGAAGAACGCGATCTGA
- a CDS encoding Twin-arginine translocation pathway signal: MRLIDKRVTVTRRGLIASGGVGLVAMTVLPGGMIAGANGAWAATADALKPETFATLVQMARDLYPHDRLADKYYAIAITGLDAKAREDAGLQTLLEDGATGLNEAAQGRQGRNYADVAWEADRVAILSDMQESPFFQTVRGHMITGLYNQKEVWAIFGYEGESASYGGYLHRGFDDIDWLDQV; the protein is encoded by the coding sequence ATGAGACTGATCGACAAGCGCGTGACGGTCACGCGGCGCGGGCTTATCGCCTCGGGCGGCGTGGGCCTTGTCGCGATGACCGTTCTGCCGGGCGGCATGATCGCGGGCGCGAACGGGGCTTGGGCGGCCACTGCGGATGCCCTGAAGCCGGAGACCTTCGCGACCCTCGTCCAGATGGCCCGCGATCTCTATCCCCATGACCGGCTGGCGGACAAGTACTACGCCATCGCCATTACCGGCCTCGACGCCAAGGCCAGGGAGGATGCGGGGCTCCAGACCCTCCTGGAGGATGGCGCGACGGGGCTTAACGAGGCGGCACAGGGCCGGCAGGGCCGCAACTACGCCGATGTCGCCTGGGAGGCCGACCGCGTGGCGATCCTCTCCGACATGCAGGAGAGCCCGTTCTTCCAGACCGTGCGCGGCCACATGATCACGGGCCTCTACAATCAGAAGGAGGTCTGGGCGATCTTCGGCTATGAGGGCGAGAGCGCGTCCTATGGCGGCTATCTCCACCGCGGCTTCGACGATATCGACTGGCTCGACCAGGTCTGA